In one Balaenoptera acutorostrata chromosome 5, mBalAcu1.1, whole genome shotgun sequence genomic region, the following are encoded:
- the CXCL11 gene encoding C-X-C motif chemokine 11, with translation MNMKGMATVLAVIFCATIVQGFPMFKAGRCLCTGPGVKAVKVADIEKVSIIYPSNNCDKTEVIITLKTHRRQRCLNTKSKQAKVIMKLKE, from the exons ATGAATATGAAGGGCATGGCTACAGTCCTGGCTGTGATATTCTGTGCTACAATTGTTCAAG GCTTCCCCATGTTCAAAGCGGGACGGTGTCTTTGCACAGGCCCTGGAGTAAAAGCAGTGAAAGTGGCAGATATTGAGAAAGTCTCCATAATTTACCCAAGTAATAACTGTGACAAAACAGAAGTGAT TATCACCCTGAAAACACATAGACGACAAAGATGCCTAAATACCAAGTCAAAGCAAGCAAAAGTTATAATGAAG